A region from the Aphis gossypii isolate Hap1 chromosome 1, ASM2018417v2, whole genome shotgun sequence genome encodes:
- the LOC114120746 gene encoding uncharacterized protein LOC114120746 has translation MGKKGKKTRWRELPITLADKPYAAIEQSSVRHATDSKPANFAAAAGRRNHHAQHQTYQQHQLPNRNHSTNISPQNHHVESSTVTFNEDEYTKITTPRQDVLFKKGYLGRRKHNSVPVITEPLNENEDGVPIDINPLDELCAHGEYVDPSAIYILNGGGYEIYDPYTGNVTMLMGPPPGHYPPVGHPMLAAMSYQPMPMQPVDWYNPSNANSDWLSGGAVYQTNNRNHKKSTTADAQQNGSAQSSEVSISAQESSLDDQQSLYQSPQPYNMYPGYMFGAPLYNYNGVSIQVPQSQSPPSPSISCDYTNGKRRKKKKRRKRGDVTDEYSDSSSEEQKSQSGASCDLVLDSEKTSDSGVLTNNSGGSTPVNVIPVQLSHSAPPFHMECPPPFEILHGTPILLHHHPEQIAAYYQPIPQYAEQLAPIGYQVIPEEQAEASEITDDQPDAEPAPSYSAENSDSGISSPNSEVMVKGSAENKHEKPQAVIGNSGQPATKKSRNKKSKQREKTTTESIIKKSKDLPKNQHEGSKKSSKIAKEPAIIKKLNAKKNKSKPEQEKIETSKPLKEEQLKSEIENISEEIIQLSISPETEWIQEEEFCSLECTPRSTTDNIQFQFTKTQSLDSCESVEEETFATAVNTGNSDTENEIRQDEVGKLELASPINAAIPGPITEAVTKWLNDQGGLMLTPCLDDSGTDDGELSEYDDFEEHLSTTSPKNVQGNPYPALSRSDGSRVAGSSSHDQRQSGLISSGICCLTQ, from the exons CGGACAAGCCATATGCGGCTATTGAACAGTCTTCCGTCCGTCACGCGACGGACTCAAAACCAGCGAATTTTGCCGCAGCGGCAGGTCGACGAAATCATCATGCTCAACACCAAACGTACCAACAGCATCAGTTACCAAACCGAAATCATTCAACAAATATTAGTCCACAAAATCATCACGTGGAATCTTCAACTGTAACATTTAATGAGG atGAATATACGAAGATCACAACTCCTAGGCAAGATGTATTGTTCAAAAAAGGTTACTTGGGAAGACGTAAGCATAATAGTGTACCAGTTATTACTGAAcctttaaatgaaaatgaag ATGGTGTTCCAATTGACATCAACCCCTTGGATGAGTTGTGTGCTCATGGTGAATATGTTGACCCATCTGCGATATACATTCTTAATG GTGGTGGATACGAGATCTACGATCCGTATACTGGTAATGTGACTATGTTGATGGGGCCGCCACCGGGTCATTATCCACCGGTCGGACATCCGATGCTAGCGGCAATGTCATATCAGCCAATGCCAATGCAACCTGTCGACTGGTATAACCCTTCGAACGCAAATTCCGACTGGCTATCCGGGGGTGCCGTGTATCAGACGAATAACAGAAATCATAAGAAATCAACGACTGCCGATGCTCAGCAG AACGGCAGTGCTCAGAGTTCAGAAGTGAGTATTAGTGCCCAGGAATCGAGTCTGGACGATCAGCAGAGTTTATATCAGTCACCACAACCGTACAATATGTACCCAGGTTATATGTTTGGCGCTCCtttgtacaattataatg gtGTAAGCATTCAAGTTCCACAGTCACAGTCTCCTCCTTCGCCTTCAATTAGTTGTGATTACACTAACGGAAAACGGCGTAAGAAAAAGAAACGTAGAAAGCGAGGAGAT gtaactGATGAATATTCAGATTCTAGTTCGGAAGAACAAAAGAGTCAATCGGGTGCTAGTTGTGACCTCGTACTGGACTCGGAAAAGACCTCTGATTCGGGTGTATTAACAAACAATAGTGGTGGTTCGACGCCAGTGAATGTCATACCCGTCCAGTTATCCCACAGCGCACCACCATTCCATATGGAATGTCCGCCGCCGTTTGAAATTTTGCACGGAACACCGATCCTCCTTCATCATCATCCAGAACAAATAGCCGCATATTATCAACCGATACCACAATACGCGGAACAATTAGCCCCCATCGGTTACCAGGTTATACCAGAAGAACAAGCTGAAGCATCAGAGATTACTGATGACCAACCGGATGCCGAGCCAGCTCCTAGCTATTCAGCAGAAAACTCTGACTCAGGAATTAGCTCTCCAAACAGTGAGGTAATGGTCAAAGGATCTGCAGaaaataaacatgaaaaaCCACAAGCTGTTATTGGTAACAGTGGACAGCCGGCGACTaaaaaaagtagaaataaGAAGAGCAAACAGCGAGAAAAAACTACTACAgaatcaattattaagaaGAGTAAAGACTTGCCGAAAAACCAACATGAAGGAAGTAAGAAATCGTCAAAAATTGCCAAAGAACCAgccatcataaaaaaattaaacgccAAAAAGAACAAATCTAAGCCAGAAcaagaaaaaatagaaacttcAAAACCACTCAAAGAAGAGCAATTGAAATCAGAAATAGAAAACATTTCAGAGGAAATTATTCAATTGTCAATTAGTCCAGAAACAGAGTGGATACAAGAAGAAGAATTCTGTTCGTTAGAATGTACTCCCAGGTCTACAAcagataatattcaatttcaattcACCAAGACACAATCACTTGATTCATGTGAATCCGTGGAAGAGGAAACGTTTGCGACGGCGGTGAACACCGGAAATTCTGATACGGAGAACGAAATTAGGCAAGACGAAGTTGGAAAACTAGAATTGGCATCGCCTATCAATGCAGCAATTCCGGGACCGATTACAGAAGCCGTGACAAAATGGTTAAATGATCAAGGTGGCTTAATGTTAACTCCATGTTTAGATGATTCGGGCACTGATGATGGAGAACTCAGTGAATACGACGATTTTGAAGAACACTTAAGTACAACTAGTCCAAAAAACGTGCAAGGCAACCCTTACCCTGCGCTGTCTCGTAGTGACGGGTCAAGGGTTGCTGGTTCTTCATCTCACGATCAACGACAAAGTGGACTTATATCCAGTGGCATATGTTGTTtaactcaataa
- the LOC114120856 gene encoding neprilysin-4-like, with translation MKLIAFLIILIIEKLHCRSANDFLKDVFSIEDDLKEQKCSTMQCQTAEYLLKSMNRSVDPCEDFYEFTCGLWVRDHQVKATKVSWYQYKEAEKSITNNLKEILEDNNPDKILDPAQKFYKSCLNSVNNGMNIEYLKSIISLFGGWPIGKNDYSEKLQSLDWIKMYIYMEKNWKVSTILDTGISINYLNTSQYILMIGQPDLMLPRSMFMNPDRYKTQINAYAKLIAGTVLLLYKEFGSTLTRSRHFGDEIADEIINFEMQLAKIQSTGEMKKSEKILRNRIITIDELQKDLNNVSDTFQVDWLKMFRLLFKGTDVLLKKTEKIFVKEENYLKELVRLLEKTPKRILINYMSWCFLRSMLSDIKEDLKNLVQDFNVVFTGDVKEVSRWVDCVSITSSYFAFNVGYKYVTKYFDESAKDMATEMVNNIQEAYMERLENIVWMDSITRQSAIDKLQSMHKFIAYPDWFHDTSFSHNKLKIMNMTDSYLMNLEILQNESNFKKLSKLNNVHDHTEWTTDIVSVNGYNDIYSNAIVLPAGMLQLPFYHKSRIQALNYGMVGLVVGHEIMHAFDDSGRMYDKHGNRRQWWTQETMETFSIKAECFVQQYNNYSLTVLGNQVKINGQMTQNENIADIGGLSHAYMAYQKYVSKHGAENRLPGLEDLSAEQLFFIGFASIWCESTTEQTLLNDLLTDVHSPGKIRVLGTLSNSYEFSKAFRCPIGSPMNPSKKCQIW, from the exons atgaagttaatagcttttttaattattttgattattgaaaAGTTACACTGCCGGTCtgcaaatgattttttaaaagacgTATTTTCTATTGAAGACGATTTAAAAGAGCAAAAATGCTCAACGATGCAATGTCAAACGGCAg AATATCTGTTGAAGAGTATGAATAGGTCAGTAGACCCATGTGAGGATTTCTACGAGTTCACGTGTGGTTTGTGGGTAAGAGATCATCAAGTTAAAGCCACTAAAGTATCTTGGTATCAATATAAAGAAGCAGAAAaaagtataacaaataatttaaaag aaattttggAAGACAACAATCCTGATAAAATTTTAGATCCAGCGCAAAAGTTCTATAAAAGTTGTTTAAACTctg ttaataatggaatgaatattgaatacttaaaATCGATTATCTCATTATTTGGTGGATGGCCAATTGGAAAAAATGACTACAGTGAAAAATTACAATCTTTGGAttggataaaaatgtatatttatatggaaaaaaACTGGAAAGtttcaacaattttagatACTGGTATAtccattaattatttgaataccagtcaatacattttaatg ataggtcAGCCAGACTTAATGTTACCGAGATCAATGTTTATGAACCCAGATCGATATAAGACTCAAATTAACGCTTATGCAAAACTTATCGCTGGTACGGTACTTTTGTTGTATAAAGAATTTGGGTCTACATTGACTCGAAGCAGACATTTTGGAGACGAAATCGccgatgaaataattaatttcgaaATGCAATTGGCAAAA atACAAAGTACCggagaaatgaaaaaaagtgaaaagatATTAAGGAAtcgaataataacaatagacgAACttcaaaaagatttaaataacgTATCGGATACGTTtcag GTTGattggttaaaaatgtttcgacTTCTGTTTAAAGGCACTGATgtacttctaaaaaaaacagaaaaaatatttgttaaagaagaaaattatttaaaagaacttGTACGGCTATTGGAAAAAACGCCAAAAAGAATTTTAA taaattatatgtCGTGGTGCTTTTTAAGATCTATGTTATCTGATATCAAAGAAGATTTGAAAAATCTTGTTCAAGACTTTAATGTAGTATTCACTGGAGATGTTAAAGAAGTATCTAG GTGGGTGGATTGCGTATCAATTACCAGTTCATATTTTGCGTTTAATGTTGGATATAAATACGTCACTAAGTACTTCGATGAATCTGCGAAAGATATG GCTACCGAAatggttaataatatacaagagGCTTACATGGAACGATTAGAAAACATAGTATGGATGGATTCTATTACTCGGCAATCCGCTATCGATAAATTACAGTCGATGCACAAGTTTATCGCATATCCTGATTGGTTCCATGACACTTCATtttcacataataaattaaaaatc ATGAATATGACAGACAGTTATTTGATGAACTTAGAGATACTACAAAatgaatcaaattttaaaaagctttcaaaattaaacaatgttcATGATCATACTGA atGGACAACGGATATAGTTAGTGTAAATGGATACAACGATATCTACTCGAACGCAATag ttttaCCAGCCGGAATGTTACAACTTCCATTTTACCACAAAAGTCGAATTCA agcTCTAAATTATGGAATGGTGGGCTTAGTTGTAGGGCACGAAATAATGCACGCATTTGACGATTCtg GCAGAATGTATGACAAACATGGCAATAGGCGACAATGGTGGACTCAAGAAACAATGGAGACGTTTTCAATAAAAGCGGAATGTTTCGTccaacagtataataattatagtttgacTGTTCTTGGTAATCAAGTTAAG ataaatggCCAAATGactcaaaatgaaaatattgcaGACATAGGTGGTTTAAGTCATGCTTATATGGCATACCAAAAGTACGTTTCGAAACATGGAGCAGAAAACCGTTTACCTGGATTAGAAGATTTGTCAGCTGaacaattgtttttcataGGATTTGCTAGT atATGGTGTGAGTCGACAACTgaacaaacattattaaatgatttattgacTGACGTCCATAGCCCGGGTAAAATTCGAGTATTGGGAACCTTATCAAATTCTTACGAATTTTCTAAAGCTTTCCGTTGTCCAATTGGGTCTCCCATGAATCcatcaaaaaaatgtcaaatttggtaa